The segment GCCGAACCACAGCAGCCCGGTACCCAGCGCCACCAGCGGGATGCTGTGGGGGCCCTTTTCGGCCGCCTTGCGCCTGCCCAGGTAAAATACCGAGGCCAGCGCCGCCATGCCCGCGATGGCATGCACCACTATGCCCCCGGCAAAATCCAGCACGCCCCACTGCTGCAGCAGGCCGCCGCCCCATACCATATGCACCATCGGGAAATAGACCAGCACCAGCCAGACGGTGAGGAATATCAGATAAGGCACGAACCGCACCCGGTTGGTGAAGGCCCCGGTGATCAAAGCCGGGGTGATGATGGCGAACATCATCTGGTAGGCGATGAACACCAGCAGGGGGATGTTGTTGCCCTCCAGCACGGTGGAGGGCCCGATGCCGCGCAGGAAGGCCAGGTCAAAATTGCCGATGATCCCGGCGATGTCGGTGCCGGCCGCATGGGTGCCGGAGAAGCACATGGAGTATCCGAAGGCGAACCACAGCACCGAGGTCCAGCCCATGGAGACGAAGCTCTGGATCATGATGGCCAGCACGTTCTTGCGGCCCACCAGGCCGCCGTAGAAAAAGGCCAGCCCCGGGGTCATCAGCATCACCAGGCTGGTGGCCACCAGCATGAACCCGGTATTGCCGGTATCGAATGCCTGCATAGATATCCCTTCCAAAATAAGTTGACGGTTCTTATTGCCCGCATGATATCACATTTGGGCTTGGCCGGGTAATAGGGTGTTCTACTGATATTGGCCGGGCAACCACCTGATGCAAA is part of the candidate division TA06 bacterium genome and harbors:
- a CDS encoding ammonium transporter, translated to MQAFDTGNTGFMLVATSLVMLMTPGLAFFYGGLVGRKNVLAIMIQSFVSMGWTSVLWFAFGYSMCFSGTHAAGTDIAGIIGNFDLAFLRGIGPSTVLEGNNIPLLVFIAYQMMFAIITPALITGAFTNRVRFVPYLIFLTVWLVLVYFPMVHMVWGGGLLQQWGVLDFAGGIVVHAIAGMAALASVFYLGRRKAAEKGPHSIPLVALGTGLLWFGWYGFNAGSELRVDHVTSLAFLNTDTAASFAAITWLIMAWVFEKKPKLLGLLTGSIAGLATITPCAGYVTVPTSALIGVIAGVVCYGAITLKNRLGWDDALDVWGVHGVGGTIGVILLGLFATKAVNANGADGLFYGGAGFFLKQTVAVTAASIYAFLFSYAALWAIDKITPVRTTEQEEIDGLDATLHGEEAYL